Proteins encoded within one genomic window of Formosa agariphila KMM 3901:
- the pgmB gene encoding beta-phosphoglucomutase, whose product MKRKGFIFDLDGVIVDTAKYHFLAWKNLANSLGFDFTETQNEQLKGVSRVESLKKILAWGETSVSEEKFQELMTLKNTEYLEFINKMDNSEILPDVPRVLDYLKDNNQGVSLGSASKNARIILEKVNILSKFEAIVDGNDVSKAKPDPEVFLNAATAINVKPEDCIVFEDSVAGVQAANAAHMISIGIGSQDVLHEADYIFNDFTEISTEFINKLINN is encoded by the coding sequence ATGAAAAGAAAAGGATTTATATTCGATTTAGACGGTGTTATTGTAGATACCGCAAAGTATCATTTTTTGGCTTGGAAAAATCTTGCCAATAGTTTAGGCTTCGATTTTACCGAAACTCAGAATGAACAACTTAAAGGCGTGAGCAGAGTCGAATCGCTTAAAAAAATCTTGGCTTGGGGAGAAACTTCTGTTTCCGAAGAAAAGTTTCAAGAGTTAATGACTTTAAAAAACACCGAATATTTAGAGTTTATTAATAAAATGGATAATTCAGAAATTCTTCCAGATGTGCCTCGTGTGCTCGATTATTTAAAAGATAACAACCAAGGCGTGTCTTTAGGTTCAGCAAGTAAAAACGCAAGAATTATATTAGAGAAAGTAAACATCTTATCTAAGTTTGAAGCTATTGTAGATGGGAACGATGTTTCTAAAGCAAAGCCGGACCCAGAAGTGTTTTTAAATGCAGCTACTGCTATAAACGTAAAACCAGAAGACTGTATTGTTTTTGAAGATTCTGTTGCAGGCGTACAAGCTGCAAATGCGGCGCATATGATTTCGATTGGTATTGGTAGTCAAGACGTATTACATGAAGCCGATTATATTTTTAACGACTTCACGGAGATTTCAACAGAATTTATAAATAAATTAATTAACAACTAG